A region from the Clostridia bacterium genome encodes:
- a CDS encoding KH domain-containing protein, which translates to MGDLVAFLARSVVDEPDAVSIREVADGDALEVQLHVAKDDVGKVIGRQGRTIQAIRQLARAAAARQNKRVRVEVPDRP; encoded by the coding sequence ATCGGCGATCTGGTCGCGTTCTTGGCCCGCAGCGTCGTCGACGAGCCGGACGCCGTGAGCATCCGCGAAGTGGCGGACGGCGACGCGCTCGAAGTGCAGCTGCACGTCGCCAAGGACGACGTCGGCAAGGTCATCGGCCGGCAGGGCCGCACGATCCAAGCGATCCGGCAGCTTGCCCGGGCCGCCGCGGCGCGGCAGAACAAGCGCGTCCGGGTGGAAGTGCCCGATCGCCCGTGA
- the ftsY gene encoding signal recognition particle-docking protein FtsY — MATNWFKRLRDGLARTRERLATRVYAAVAHRIIDESLYEDLEEALLAADVGVPATLALLEELRERVKAERLREADRLPELLRDAMRALLEPAGAPPADGLRWAPAPPTVVMVVGVNGVGKTTTIGKLAAWAAARGHRPLLAAGDTFRAAAVEQLAEWARRTGADFVHHGEGADAAAVVFDAIKAAEARGRDLVLADTAGRLHTKSNLMEELKKVKRVIGRAREGAPHDVLLVLDATTGQNGIQQARAFHEAVGVGGIVLTKLDGTAKGGVVLAITKELGLPIRWVGVGEGVEDLRPFDAASFVDALLAPAESPGGQPREA, encoded by the coding sequence TTGGCGACGAACTGGTTCAAGCGGCTGCGGGACGGCCTCGCGCGCACGCGCGAGCGCTTGGCGACGCGCGTGTACGCCGCCGTCGCGCACCGCATCATCGACGAATCGCTCTACGAAGACCTCGAGGAAGCCCTCCTCGCCGCCGATGTCGGGGTTCCGGCCACCCTGGCGCTCCTTGAAGAGTTGCGCGAGCGGGTGAAGGCGGAGCGCCTGCGCGAGGCCGACCGTCTCCCAGAGTTGCTGCGGGACGCCATGCGCGCGCTGCTCGAGCCGGCCGGCGCCCCGCCGGCGGACGGCCTGCGCTGGGCGCCCGCGCCCCCGACCGTCGTCATGGTGGTGGGCGTCAACGGCGTGGGCAAGACGACGACCATCGGAAAGCTCGCTGCCTGGGCTGCGGCGCGCGGGCACCGGCCGCTGCTGGCCGCCGGCGACACGTTCCGGGCCGCCGCCGTCGAGCAGCTTGCGGAATGGGCGCGCCGCACGGGCGCCGACTTCGTCCACCATGGCGAAGGCGCGGATGCGGCCGCCGTCGTCTTCGACGCGATCAAGGCCGCCGAGGCGCGCGGCCGCGATCTGGTGTTGGCCGACACCGCCGGGCGCCTGCACACGAAGTCCAACCTCATGGAAGAGCTGAAGAAGGTCAAGCGCGTGATCGGGCGCGCGCGCGAGGGGGCGCCGCACGACGTGCTCCTCGTGCTCGACGCGACCACCGGCCAGAACGGCATCCAGCAGGCGCGCGCGTTTCACGAGGCGGTGGGCGTCGGCGGGATCGTGTTGACGAAGCTCGACGGCACGGCGAAGGGCGGCGTGGTTCTCGCGATCACGAAGGAACTCGGCCTTCCCATCCGGTGGGTGGGCGTGGGTGAAGGCGTGGAGGACCTGCGCCCCTTCGACGCGGCGTCCTTCGTCGACGCGCTGCTGGCGCCCGCCGAATCGCCTGGCGGCCAACCGCGTGAGGCGTAG
- the ffh gene encoding signal recognition particle protein: protein MFEGLSERLQGVFARLRGRGRLSEQDVQAALREIRLALLEADVNFKVVKDFVERVRERAVGQEVLESLTPAQQVVKIVHEELARLLGEGADARLAAPPKPPLVVLMVGLQGSGKTTSTAKLGLHLKRQGKRPLLVAADVYRPAAADQLETLGRSLEIPVYRLDGAQPEAIVAGALQEAERAGRDAVLIDTAGRLHVDEELMAELRRLHALSRPHETLLVVDAMTGQDAVSVAEGFCAELPITGIVMTKLDGDARGGAALSVRAVTGRPIKFAGVGEKTDALEPFHADRMASRILGMGDVLTLIEKAQAAVDVSKARELEAKLRQNEFTFEDFLEQMQQLRRMGPLEQILGLLPGMGNFRQLKGVAVDEKELARVEAIIRSMTPEERRRPQIIDSSRKRRIARGSGTQVQDVNRLLKQFEELRKVMRMFSRPGKRPPKPGRLPFGR, encoded by the coding sequence ATGTTCGAGGGCTTGAGCGAACGGCTGCAGGGCGTCTTCGCGCGCCTACGCGGCCGCGGGCGCCTGAGCGAGCAGGACGTGCAGGCCGCTCTGCGGGAGATCCGCCTCGCGCTCCTCGAAGCGGACGTCAACTTCAAGGTCGTCAAGGACTTCGTGGAGCGGGTGCGGGAGCGAGCCGTCGGCCAGGAGGTGCTGGAGAGCCTCACGCCGGCCCAGCAGGTCGTGAAGATCGTCCACGAGGAGCTGGCGCGGCTTCTCGGCGAGGGCGCCGACGCCCGCCTCGCCGCGCCGCCGAAGCCGCCGCTCGTCGTCCTGATGGTCGGCCTGCAGGGCTCCGGCAAGACGACGAGCACGGCGAAGCTGGGCCTCCACCTGAAGCGGCAGGGAAAGCGGCCGCTGCTCGTGGCGGCGGACGTGTACCGGCCGGCGGCGGCGGACCAGCTGGAGACCCTTGGACGGTCGCTGGAGATCCCTGTCTATCGCCTGGACGGCGCGCAGCCGGAGGCCATCGTGGCGGGCGCGCTGCAGGAGGCGGAGCGTGCCGGGCGCGACGCCGTCCTCATCGACACGGCCGGGCGTCTCCATGTCGACGAGGAACTGATGGCGGAGCTGCGCCGCCTGCACGCGCTGAGCCGCCCGCACGAGACGCTGCTTGTCGTCGATGCGATGACGGGCCAGGACGCCGTCAGCGTGGCGGAGGGGTTCTGCGCCGAGCTTCCCATCACCGGCATCGTCATGACGAAGCTGGACGGCGACGCCCGCGGCGGCGCGGCCCTTTCGGTGCGGGCCGTCACGGGCCGGCCGATCAAGTTCGCCGGCGTCGGCGAGAAGACGGACGCCCTTGAGCCGTTCCACGCCGACCGCATGGCCTCGCGCATCCTGGGCATGGGCGACGTGCTCACGCTGATCGAAAAGGCGCAGGCCGCGGTGGACGTCTCGAAGGCGCGAGAGCTGGAAGCGAAGCTCCGGCAAAACGAGTTTACGTTTGAAGATTTCCTCGAACAGATGCAGCAGCTTCGCCGCATGGGGCCACTTGAGCAAATCCTCGGGCTGCTGCCCGGGATGGGCAACTTCCGGCAGCTGAAGGGTGTCGCGGTGGACGAGAAGGAGCTCGCGCGCGTCGAGGCCATCATCCGCTCGATGACCCCCGAGGAGCGCCGGCGGCCCCAGATCATCGACTCCAGCCGCAAGCGGCGCATCGCGCGCGGCTCCGGCACGCAGGTGCAGGATGTCAACCGGCTGCTCAAGCAGTTCGAGGAACTGCGCAAGGTCATGCGCATGTTCTCCCGGCCCGGGAAGCGGCCGCCCAAGCCGGGCCGCCTGCCCTTCGGGCGGTGA
- the rpsP gene encoding 30S ribosomal protein S16, whose translation MAVKIRLRRMGAHKHPFYRIVVADSRSPRDGRFIEEIGYYNPSAQPAELSIKEDRAIEWLKRGAQPSDTARALLSKAGVLQKLAEGKRAEAKEA comes from the coding sequence GTGGCCGTGAAGATCCGTCTTCGCCGCATGGGAGCGCACAAGCACCCGTTCTACCGCATCGTCGTGGCCGACTCCCGTTCCCCGCGCGACGGCCGTTTCATCGAGGAGATCGGGTACTACAACCCCTCGGCGCAGCCCGCGGAGCTCAGCATCAAGGAGGACCGCGCCATCGAGTGGCTGAAGCGCGGCGCCCAGCCGTCGGACACGGCGCGCGCGCTCCTGTCCAAGGCGGGCGTCCTGCAGAAGCTCGCGGAGGGCAAGCGGGCCGAAGCCAAGGAGGCGTGA
- the rimM gene encoding 16S rRNA processing protein RimM, producing the protein MSVGAIVAPHGIRGEVRLLAETDFPERLEGRRVRLGADGPWRRILAARPHRGGLWILRLEGVSDRDAAEALRGTELLVATDDLPPLPEGEWYHHELVGLAVRTVDGRDLGRVAEILRTGANDVFVVRGALGEVLLPALRSVVKSVDLDLGVMTVDPLPGSLPGED; encoded by the coding sequence GTGTCGGTGGGCGCGATCGTCGCGCCGCACGGCATCCGCGGCGAGGTCCGGCTGTTGGCGGAGACCGATTTCCCGGAGCGGCTGGAAGGGCGGCGCGTGCGCCTGGGCGCGGATGGGCCATGGCGGCGGATCCTCGCCGCGCGGCCGCACCGCGGCGGCCTGTGGATCCTGCGCCTGGAGGGCGTGTCCGACCGCGACGCCGCGGAGGCGTTGCGCGGCACGGAGTTGCTCGTCGCGACGGACGACCTGCCGCCCCTGCCCGAGGGCGAGTGGTACCACCACGAGCTCGTCGGGCTGGCCGTGCGCACGGTGGACGGGCGGGACCTGGGCCGCGTCGCCGAGATCCTGCGCACTGGCGCCAACGACGTGTTCGTCGTGCGCGGCGCGCTGGGCGAGGTGCTGCTGCCGGCCCTGCGGTCGGTGGTGAAGTCGGTCGACTTGGACCTCGGCGTGATGACCGTCGACCCGCTGCCCGGGAGCCTGCCCGGCGAGGACTGA
- a CDS encoding AAA family ATPase produces the protein TAAAAEVEHAEAAVRAAAERALAAGARRAEAAAAVQAAERARERAAADVAALEQEVARLQEQLAGSQADLEPLREAVMRAEEERGRLEAALQQAETDLRERRRLRLEAQAALAELERDRRTLEQAVQEAAQAAHETALQVAQAQARLDALLARARELYDVDADALERVEPVRDPGAASRLAALRAELNALGAVDRDAVALYEEERARYEESSRDLQDLEAARDHLIEILEALKRRMDALFRDTLQAVRAAFRETFAELFGGGEADLVPVAPGEREEDAGARPDGAGTAAAAGAAAGSDAAGAGEPVAGLVVRARPPGKRTDKLTLLSGGERALTAIALLFALLKVQPAPFCVLDEIDAALDEANVGRFAEFLRQMARRTQFVIITHQKGTMEAADRLFGVTMAERGVSQVVSVTLTDAGEPATA, from the coding sequence GCCGTGCAGGCGGCGGAGCGCGCGCGGGAGCGGGCGGCGGCGGACGTGGCCGCCCTGGAGCAGGAGGTCGCGCGCCTTCAGGAACAGCTGGCCGGATCGCAGGCGGATCTCGAGCCGCTGCGCGAGGCCGTCATGCGGGCGGAGGAGGAGCGGGGACGGCTGGAGGCGGCGCTGCAGCAGGCCGAGACGGACCTGCGGGAGCGTCGCCGCCTCAGGCTTGAGGCCCAGGCGGCGCTCGCCGAGCTCGAGCGCGACCGTCGCACGCTGGAGCAGGCCGTTCAGGAAGCGGCGCAGGCCGCTCACGAGACGGCGCTGCAGGTTGCCCAGGCGCAGGCGCGCCTGGACGCGCTCCTCGCGCGCGCGCGGGAGCTCTACGACGTCGATGCGGACGCGCTCGAACGCGTGGAGCCGGTGCGCGACCCCGGCGCCGCGTCCCGCCTGGCCGCGCTGCGGGCGGAGCTCAACGCCCTCGGCGCGGTGGACCGGGACGCCGTCGCGCTGTATGAGGAGGAGCGCGCGCGGTACGAGGAATCGAGCCGCGACCTGCAGGACCTGGAGGCGGCCCGGGACCACCTCATCGAGATCCTCGAGGCGCTCAAGCGGCGCATGGACGCCCTGTTCCGCGACACCCTGCAGGCGGTGCGCGCCGCCTTCCGCGAGACGTTCGCGGAGCTCTTCGGCGGGGGCGAGGCCGACCTCGTCCCGGTCGCGCCGGGCGAGCGCGAGGAGGACGCCGGCGCGCGCCCGGATGGCGCGGGCACCGCCGCAGCAGCCGGCGCAGCGGCCGGCTCGGACGCCGCCGGGGCGGGCGAGCCGGTCGCCGGCCTCGTCGTGCGGGCGCGACCGCCCGGCAAGCGCACGGACAAGCTCACGCTCCTTTCGGGCGGAGAGCGGGCCCTGACGGCCATCGCGCTGCTCTTCGCCCTCCTGAAGGTCCAGCCGGCGCCGTTCTGCGTGCTGGATGAGATCGACGCCGCGCTCGACGAGGCGAACGTCGGCCGCTTCGCCGAGTTCCTGCGGCAGATGGCCCGGCGCACGCAGTTCGTCATCATCACGCACCAGAAGGGCACCATGGAGGCGGCGGACCGGCTCTTCGGCGTGACGATGGCCGAGCGCGGCGTGTCGCAGGTCGTGTCCGTCACCCTGACGGACGCGGGAGAGCCGGCCACTGCCTGA
- a CDS encoding YlxM family DNA-binding protein: MRADDLAEVALLYDFYGGLLTPKQRQVLDLYYQMDLSLGEIAENSGVSRQAVHDVVRRATLTLRQYERELGLVRRYREQRRQLEALSDELAQLRRDLVDMMDAAGAAAVQPALDRVRRAERIAYGLLQD; the protein is encoded by the coding sequence CTGCGAGCCGACGATCTCGCGGAAGTCGCCTTGTTGTACGACTTTTACGGCGGCCTGCTGACGCCCAAGCAGCGTCAAGTGCTCGACCTTTATTACCAGATGGACCTGTCGCTCGGCGAGATCGCGGAGAATTCCGGCGTCAGCCGGCAGGCTGTTCATGACGTCGTCCGGCGCGCCACGCTGACCCTGCGGCAGTACGAGCGGGAACTGGGCCTCGTTCGCCGTTACCGGGAGCAGCGGCGGCAACTTGAGGCGCTGTCGGACGAACTCGCGCAACTGCGCCGGGATCTCGTCGACATGATGGACGCGGCCGGCGCCGCCGCGGTGCAGCCGGCGCTCGACCGCGTCCGTCGCGCGGAACGCATCGCGTACGGCCTGCTGCAGGACTGA